The segment AGGATAGAACTAGGAGAAAGGATGTCTATACTCTTTGAAAATAAAGACACCGTGTTGCAACAGATCCAGGAGATGGTTTACCTTGATAGACTTAGCAAGCCAGAGGAGATAATGAGGGAGATAAAGATCTATGAGAGCATTCTTCCGTGCGACGGTAAGATAAAGGCGAGCCTCTACATATATGCTGAAAACGAGGAAGATTTAAGAAAGGTCTTCAAGACTCTACCAAAGATATATGATAGCGTCTTCATGAAGGTTGGTAACAAGTTAATAAAAGGGGAGCCTGAGAGTGGTAGAGAGCAAGGAGAGGAGTTCAGTACCGTACAATTCCTAACTTTTGATTTGGAGAATAGTAAGGACACTAATATGGAGGTATTAGTCATTCATGAAAATTACAGAGTAAACGTTAAGATTAATGAAGAGTTGGCTAGGACTTTGATAAACGAAGCTTACATGGAGTGCTGATGAAGTTCATATAGGGGATTTCGGTATGCCACCAGTTGTTTTATCCCTAAATAATGAAGGAAATAATAATATGTATATAACTAATGAGCCGTCCGTATCTC is part of the Metallosphaera cuprina Ar-4 genome and harbors:
- a CDS encoding DUF3501 family protein codes for the protein MIQVSEILPWYEYEKVRLERVRRSAQLKKSRRIELGERMSILFENKDTVLQQIQEMVYLDRLSKPEEIMREIKIYESILPCDGKIKASLYIYAENEEDLRKVFKTLPKIYDSVFMKVGNKLIKGEPESGREQGEEFSTVQFLTFDLENSKDTNMEVLVIHENYRVNVKINEELARTLINEAYMEC